Proteins encoded within one genomic window of Salipaludibacillus agaradhaerens:
- the yugI gene encoding S1 domain-containing post-transcriptional regulator GSP13, translating into MSGQYEVGSIVEGKVTGIKPFGAFVALDEKKQGLVHISHVAHGYVKDINEELSVGDEVKVKVLSIDEESGKISLSIKETQPKPERTERPRPQSSGPRGGGGGGNRKPGAGQQSQAQGFNTLEDKLKDWLKQSNEIQADLNKRIKK; encoded by the coding sequence ATGTCAGGTCAATATGAAGTAGGTAGTATCGTTGAAGGAAAAGTAACTGGAATTAAGCCTTTTGGTGCGTTCGTTGCATTAGACGAGAAAAAACAAGGGCTCGTTCACATTTCTCACGTTGCACATGGGTATGTGAAAGATATCAATGAAGAATTATCTGTTGGAGATGAAGTGAAGGTAAAGGTTCTTTCTATAGATGAAGAATCTGGTAAAATTTCGTTATCTATTAAAGAGACGCAACCTAAGCCTGAACGTACAGAACGTCCACGTCCACAAAGTAGTGGCCCACGCGGTGGTGGTGGCGGTGGAAATCGTAAACCAGGTGCGGGACAACAAAGCCAGGCGCAAGGTTTTAACACGTTAGAAGACAAGCTTAAAGACTGGCTAAAACAGTCTAACGAAATTCAAGCAGATCTTAACAAACGCATTAAAAAATAA
- a CDS encoding aminotransferase, producing the protein MTIIKTEHEPKLSQGVRRIQPSGIRRFFDLASSMENIISLGVGEPDFTTPWNVREASIHSLERGITAYTANAGLMELREAISDYLHRRFTLSYNPNNEIVVTVGASEGIDLALRAVIDPGDEVLIVEPCFVAYAPLVSLMGGIPVSVPVKAENHFELKASDVADKITERTKAIMLSFPNNPTGAVLSESALKDVAKVVVKHDLIVISDEIYAELSYDSSHASVPNAVGMRERTILISGFSKAFAMTGWRVGYIAAPEPYASAMLKIHQYAMMCASTMAQYAALEALTNTQDEMEEMIVSYRQRRNYFVKSLREIGLSCHMPGGAFYVFPSIQSTGLSSEAFAEQLLMSQKVAVVPGHVFGAGGEGYIRCSYAASMKQLEEAVDRIDHFLKNTQVRIR; encoded by the coding sequence ATGACAATCATTAAAACTGAGCATGAACCTAAATTGTCACAAGGAGTTAGGCGAATTCAACCATCAGGTATTAGGCGCTTTTTTGACCTTGCATCGTCAATGGAAAATATCATATCTCTAGGGGTTGGAGAGCCAGATTTTACTACGCCGTGGAATGTAAGAGAAGCGAGTATTCATTCTCTAGAGCGTGGAATTACTGCTTATACAGCAAACGCAGGCTTAATGGAATTAAGAGAAGCCATCTCTGATTATTTACATCGTCGCTTCACACTTTCGTATAATCCGAACAATGAAATTGTCGTAACCGTAGGAGCCAGTGAAGGAATCGACTTAGCTTTAAGAGCTGTTATCGACCCTGGAGATGAGGTGCTTATTGTAGAGCCATGCTTTGTAGCCTATGCACCCCTCGTTTCTCTGATGGGGGGCATCCCTGTATCAGTCCCTGTAAAAGCTGAAAATCATTTTGAACTAAAGGCTAGTGATGTGGCTGATAAAATAACAGAACGGACGAAAGCGATCATGCTGTCCTTTCCTAATAATCCAACAGGTGCTGTTCTAAGTGAGAGTGCATTAAAAGATGTAGCAAAAGTGGTCGTAAAACATGATCTCATCGTCATATCTGACGAGATTTATGCTGAACTAAGTTATGATTCATCTCATGCTAGTGTCCCTAATGCAGTGGGGATGAGAGAAAGAACAATACTTATTTCAGGCTTTTCAAAAGCATTTGCCATGACTGGGTGGCGTGTAGGGTATATTGCTGCTCCAGAGCCCTATGCTAGTGCGATGCTAAAAATTCATCAATATGCGATGATGTGTGCATCTACGATGGCACAATATGCTGCTCTTGAAGCATTAACTAATACGCAAGATGAGATGGAAGAAATGATTGTCAGCTACCGACAACGCCGGAATTACTTCGTTAAGTCGTTACGAGAAATCGGTCTTTCCTGCCATATGCCCGGAGGCGCTTTTTATGTGTTTCCGTCAATCCAAAGTACTGGTTTATCTTCTGAAGCCTTTGCAGAACAGCTATTAATGTCACAAAAGGTTGCGGTTGTTCCTGGTCATGTATTTGGAGCTGGTGGTGAAGGATATATCCGTTGTTCATATGCTGCCTCAATGAAACAATTAGAGGAAGCGGTAGATCGAATTGATCACTTTTTAAAAAATACACAAGTCCGCATTAGGTAA
- a CDS encoding ferredoxin family protein, with protein sequence MAKTLEDKQYLIRFNCDKKSHLEVLNHDLCATACPDKACTLFCPGEVYKWEGDRMFVGYEGCHECGSCRIGCPHENIKWEYPKGGHGVVFRLA encoded by the coding sequence ATGGCGAAAACATTGGAAGACAAACAGTATCTCATTCGTTTTAACTGTGATAAAAAATCACACCTAGAAGTGTTGAATCATGACCTTTGTGCTACGGCATGCCCCGATAAAGCCTGTACACTGTTTTGCCCTGGTGAAGTGTATAAATGGGAAGGTGACCGGATGTTTGTAGGCTATGAAGGCTGTCATGAGTGTGGAAGCTGCAGAATTGGTTGTCCACATGAAAATATAAAATGGGAATACCCGAAAGGAGGACATGGTGTTGTCTTTAGGCTGGCATAA
- a CDS encoding DUF378 domain-containing protein, translating to MNGIQRTALVIAIIGAVNWGLIGFFRFDLVAAVFGGQAAGFSRFIYALVGLAGLYCISILFKPSEEMERSPEPQR from the coding sequence ATGAACGGAATTCAACGAACTGCGCTGGTGATTGCGATAATCGGTGCTGTAAACTGGGGCTTAATCGGTTTTTTCAGATTTGACCTAGTAGCAGCGGTTTTCGGTGGACAGGCCGCCGGTTTTTCCCGTTTCATTTATGCCCTCGTAGGATTGGCAGGTTTATATTGTATTTCAATATTATTTAAGCCATCTGAGGAGATGGAAAGAAGCCCGGAGCCACAGCGTTAA
- a CDS encoding isochorismatase family cysteine hydrolase yields MSEKNSHPHVHDYEHVALLFVDMISDFSFEDGERLFPHTLKAAKKMAKLKTRAKELNIPILYVNDNYGRWQSDFPGIVEEMKQSEQGKKIVHLLQPDDDDYFILKPQYSAFFMTPLELLLNYLNVKSLIICGVAGNMCIHFTANDAFMRGYKLYIPSDCTASNSREENDKALHLMAHVLKATIQPSEELDLEAIKYEWR; encoded by the coding sequence ATGAGTGAAAAAAATAGCCATCCACATGTCCATGATTATGAACATGTGGCTTTATTGTTTGTTGATATGATCAGTGATTTTTCATTTGAAGACGGAGAAAGACTTTTTCCACATACACTAAAAGCTGCGAAGAAAATGGCTAAGTTAAAAACGCGTGCTAAAGAACTTAACATCCCTATTTTATACGTTAATGACAATTACGGTAGATGGCAATCTGATTTCCCTGGGATTGTAGAAGAGATGAAGCAAAGCGAACAAGGTAAGAAAATCGTCCATCTTCTACAACCTGATGATGATGATTACTTTATTTTAAAACCGCAATACTCTGCTTTTTTTATGACCCCACTCGAATTATTACTTAACTATTTAAATGTAAAGTCGCTCATTATTTGTGGTGTGGCTGGTAATATGTGTATACATTTCACAGCAAATGATGCGTTTATGCGAGGATACAAACTCTATATTCCATCTGATTGTACCGCTTCTAATTCTAGAGAAGAAAACGACAAAGCCCTTCACTTAATGGCACATGTCCTAAAAGCCACTATTCAGCCCTCAGAAGAGCTTGATTTAGAAGCAATAAAATATGAATGGCGCTAG
- a CDS encoding FAD-dependent oxidoreductase yields MSEKFDVIVVGAGPAGTSCAYTAAKNGLKVLLIERGEYPGAKNVMGGILYRKQLEEIIPEFWKEAPIERPVVEQRFWFLDKESMVTTSYKGLEWGKEPFNNFTVLRAKFDKWFADKAVEQGALLINETVVTECLVEDDKVIGVKTDRPDGDIYADVVVLADGVNSLLAKQLGFHKEWKPNEVALTVMEVLKIQKKVINERFNIKDDQGVSVEIFGDATQGILGTGFLYTNKDSVNIGVGTTLSGMVKKKLKPYELLDRLKEHPMIQPYIEGAETQEYLAHLIPEGGYHAIPKLVGNGVMVAGDAAQFVNAIHREGSNMAMASGKMAAETIIEAKKTDDFSERTLDSYRTNIYDSFIGKDLKKYKDAAHTFEENPQYFQEYIPLMNEAMHAFFSVDGTPKREKQKKIMAKMTAGRGKIGLAKDMYRAWKAVK; encoded by the coding sequence ATGTCTGAAAAATTTGATGTGATCGTTGTAGGAGCCGGGCCCGCAGGAACAAGCTGCGCATATACTGCAGCAAAAAATGGTTTAAAGGTTTTGCTTATTGAAAGAGGTGAATATCCAGGGGCAAAAAATGTCATGGGAGGGATTCTTTACAGAAAACAATTAGAAGAAATTATACCGGAATTTTGGAAAGAAGCCCCTATAGAACGGCCTGTCGTGGAGCAGCGTTTCTGGTTTTTAGATAAAGAATCGATGGTGACGACTAGTTATAAAGGTTTGGAGTGGGGGAAGGAGCCTTTTAACAATTTTACGGTGCTCAGAGCGAAATTTGATAAATGGTTTGCTGATAAAGCGGTAGAGCAGGGAGCCCTTCTCATTAATGAAACGGTTGTGACAGAATGCCTTGTTGAGGATGACAAAGTGATTGGTGTTAAAACAGATCGTCCCGATGGCGATATTTATGCAGATGTGGTTGTATTAGCTGACGGAGTGAACTCATTACTTGCAAAGCAGCTCGGTTTTCATAAAGAATGGAAGCCAAATGAAGTGGCATTAACCGTCATGGAAGTATTGAAAATCCAAAAGAAGGTCATTAACGAACGATTCAATATTAAAGATGATCAGGGCGTGTCTGTTGAAATATTTGGAGATGCCACTCAAGGAATTTTAGGCACAGGCTTTTTGTATACAAATAAGGATAGCGTTAATATCGGCGTTGGTACCACGTTATCAGGCATGGTAAAGAAAAAACTAAAGCCTTATGAACTGTTGGATCGCTTAAAAGAGCATCCAATGATTCAACCTTATATAGAAGGTGCGGAAACACAGGAATATTTAGCCCATTTAATTCCAGAAGGTGGCTATCATGCTATTCCTAAACTTGTAGGGAACGGTGTTATGGTTGCAGGGGACGCTGCGCAGTTTGTCAATGCTATTCATCGAGAAGGCTCTAATATGGCAATGGCGTCAGGAAAAATGGCTGCTGAAACAATCATAGAAGCAAAGAAAACAGATGATTTCTCCGAGCGAACACTTGACAGTTATCGAACCAATATTTATGACAGTTTCATTGGAAAAGATCTTAAAAAATATAAAGATGCTGCCCATACATTTGAAGAAAATCCTCAATACTTCCAAGAATATATTCCATTAATGAACGAAGCCATGCACGCCTTCTTCTCGGTAGATGGCACACCTAAACGAGAAAAACAGAAAAAAATTATGGCAAAAATGACGGCAGGAAGAGGGAAGATTGGTTTAGCGAAAGATATGTACAGAGCCTGGAAGGCGGTGAAATAA
- a CDS encoding Lrp/AsnC family transcriptional regulator, with amino-acid sequence MKEKEQELLSLIEKEGRMESHHLAKMLDTTIDDVEDMLRSLEEQKIILGYSALIDWTKTDIQENVTAMIDVKVTPKRGVGFDAVAERIYRFKEVKALYLMSGTYDLSVAIEGKSMSEVAQFVSEKLSTLDSVISTTTHFQLKKYKHDGVIFTEDDDDDHRMVVSP; translated from the coding sequence ATGAAAGAAAAAGAACAGGAGTTGCTCAGTTTAATCGAAAAAGAAGGCAGAATGGAGAGTCATCACCTAGCGAAAATGCTTGATACAACGATCGATGATGTAGAAGACATGCTTAGAAGCTTGGAAGAACAAAAAATTATTCTAGGCTATTCTGCATTAATTGATTGGACTAAAACAGATATCCAAGAAAATGTTACTGCGATGATCGACGTGAAGGTGACGCCTAAAAGGGGCGTTGGATTTGATGCTGTCGCCGAAAGGATTTATCGATTTAAAGAGGTAAAAGCGTTGTATCTTATGTCAGGAACATACGATCTCTCGGTAGCTATCGAAGGTAAATCCATGTCTGAGGTGGCCCAGTTCGTTTCTGAGAAATTATCCACATTGGATTCCGTTATTTCCACAACAACGCATTTTCAATTAAAAAAATATAAACACGATGGGGTTATTTTTACAGAGGACGATGATGATGATCATAGAATGGTGGTTTCACCATGA
- a CDS encoding electron transfer flavoprotein subunit alpha/FixB family protein yields the protein MNLEDYKDVWVFIEQQDSHIIDVGLELLGAGRELADKLDVKLCGFILGDHVTEAAESLYAYGADKVYVIEDPILKDYRTETYMKATGDLVRKYKPEIILYGATANGKDLASAVATEVMTGLTADTTLLDINVEKRLFEASRPAFGGNIMATILCKKHRPQMATVRPKVMKKPDPDWHREGTLELVSEAISLKEDTLRTKVIEIVREAKKAVNLEEADVIVAAGKGIKDEKGFQMVKELADALGASVGASRDIVEAGLCGHDHQVGQTGLTVTPKLYIAIGISGAVQHIVGMQNSDLIIAINNDPDAAIFNAAHVGVVADAFEIVPMLTQAFRTQLAGEEAGGVTADV from the coding sequence ATGAATCTTGAGGATTATAAGGACGTATGGGTGTTCATTGAACAACAGGACAGTCACATTATTGATGTAGGATTAGAATTGCTTGGAGCTGGAAGGGAGCTAGCTGATAAACTTGACGTTAAATTGTGTGGTTTTATATTAGGTGATCACGTGACTGAAGCGGCAGAAAGCTTATATGCATACGGTGCAGACAAAGTGTATGTGATTGAGGATCCTATTTTAAAAGACTATCGTACAGAAACATATATGAAAGCAACAGGAGATTTAGTTAGAAAATACAAACCTGAAATTATCCTTTATGGGGCAACAGCCAATGGGAAAGACCTTGCCAGTGCAGTAGCTACAGAAGTGATGACGGGGCTTACAGCCGATACGACGTTATTGGATATTAATGTTGAGAAGCGCTTATTTGAAGCGAGCAGGCCAGCATTTGGCGGCAATATTATGGCCACTATTCTCTGTAAAAAACATCGTCCGCAAATGGCGACTGTTAGGCCAAAAGTTATGAAAAAACCAGACCCTGATTGGCATAGAGAAGGGACTCTTGAACTGGTTTCCGAAGCTATTTCTTTAAAAGAGGACACTCTCCGGACCAAGGTTATTGAAATTGTTAGGGAGGCTAAAAAGGCAGTTAATTTAGAGGAAGCAGATGTTATCGTTGCAGCAGGTAAAGGGATTAAAGACGAAAAAGGGTTCCAGATGGTTAAAGAATTAGCTGATGCTTTAGGTGCTTCCGTAGGTGCGAGTAGAGATATTGTTGAAGCGGGTCTTTGTGGACATGATCATCAAGTTGGTCAAACGGGCTTAACCGTTACACCTAAACTGTATATTGCTATAGGTATCTCTGGGGCCGTTCAACATATTGTAGGTATGCAGAATTCAGACTTAATAATCGCCATTAATAACGATCCTGACGCTGCTATTTTTAATGCTGCACATGTTGGTGTCGTAGCTGATGCATTTGAAATCGTGCCTATGCTAACACAGGCCTTTCGAACTCAGTTAGCAGGAGAAGAAGCAGGGGGAGTGACAGCTGATGTCTGA